One Triticum dicoccoides isolate Atlit2015 ecotype Zavitan chromosome 4B, WEW_v2.0, whole genome shotgun sequence genomic window carries:
- the LOC119292709 gene encoding uncharacterized protein LOC119292709: WLFTIMCLYQHPRIFHHLVLLLRWRPDGDRDAIRKVYCKEGAPVPPRDRAHMLVVVALLHITCLAQYFCCALFWSYSRTDRPNWALNIGYGFGTGLPVIAALYLAYSPLVRKQARDPDAEPSSSGEEANGHGGAPENDGRDVEIRIYNRSVVVSRPEWSGGLCDCCDDGTVCALSATCTFCVFGWNMERLGFGNMYVHAFTFILLSVAPLLIFSVTALNVYDDDIRDTVVAVGVLLCFCGFLYGGYWRTQMRKRYKLSAGGGGRRAAVGDCAKWLFCWSCALAQEVRTANFYDLDDDRFVGHGARNEEGRAVLVPLPREASMTHSRSLSCPPKIDAMAALGGAGTSTLDEQMVDIAMGRSATYNGNGDAMRPPLPPLIQMDREV; the protein is encoded by the coding sequence tgGCTCTTCACCATCATGTGCCTGTACCAGCACCCCAGGATCTTCCACCACCTCGTGCTGCTCCTCCGGTGGCGCCCCGACGGCGACCGCGATGCCATCAGGAAGGTGTACTGCAAGGAGGGAGCCCCGGTGCCGCCGCGCGACCGCGCCCACATGCTGGTCGTGGTGGCGCTGCTGCACATCACCTGCCTGGCCCAGTACTTCTGCTGCGCTCTGTTCTGGAGCTACTCGCGCACCGACCGGCCGAACTGGGCTCTCAACATCGGCTACGGCTTCGGCACGGGgctccccgtcatcgccgccctcTACTTGGCCTACAGCCCGCTGGTCCGGAAGCAGGCACGCGATCCCGACGCGGAGCCGTCGTCGTCGGGCGAGGAGGCGAACGGTCACGGCGGGGCGCCGGAGAACGACGGCCGCGACGTGGAGATCAGGATATACAACCGGTCCGTGGTGGTGAGTAGGCCGGAGTGGAGCGGCGGGCTGTGCGACTGCTGCGACGACGGGACGGTGTGCGCGCTGTCGGCGACCTGCACCTTCTGCGTCTTCGGGTGGAACATGGAGCGCCTCGGGTTCGGCAACATGTACGTGCACGCCTTCACCTTCATCCTGCTCTCCGTCGCGCCCCTCCTCATCTTCAGCGTCACGGCGCTCAACGTCTACGACGACGACATCCGCGACACCGTCGTGGCCGTGGGCGTGCTCCTCTGCTTCTGCGGCTTCCTCTACGGCGGCTACTGGCGGACGCAGATGCGGAAGCGGTACAAGCtgtcggccggcggcggcgggcggcgggccgcGGTGGGCGACTGCGCCAAGTGGCTCTTCTGCTGGAGCTGCGCGCTCGCGCAGGAGGTGCGGACGGCTAACTTCTACGACTTGGACGACGATCGGTTCGTCGGCCACGGGGCGCGCAACGAGGAGGGCCGCGCCGTGCTGGTGCCGCTGCCGCGGGAGGCGTCCATGACGCACTCCCGGAGCCTGTCGTGCCCGCCCAAGATTGACGCCATGGCAGCACTGGGCGGCGCCGGCACGAGCACACTGGATGAGCAGATGGTCGACATCGCGATGGGGAGGTCGGCCACGTACAACGGCAATGGCGATGCCATGAGGCCGCCTTTGCCGCCGCTGATACAAATGGACAGGGAAGTGTAG